The Alphaproteobacteria bacterium nucleotide sequence GTGGCGGTTTAAATCTTATTTTCGGCTAAGGCCATGTTGTATCAGACCATATAGTTTCATGCAAATGGACTTTCGAGACAGGTCAAAACAACTTGTTTTTGGGTCGTTTCCAGTCTCCCCAGCGTGCCCAAGGGTAGGGGAACGATCGATTTCCCGTGTCCGCAGGGGAAATGCACGGCAACGGGAATGGTGGGTGGGATTAGCTCGCGGATTAAATCATGCACCGAATGTTTCCAAGGCCCCGCGCTATCTTCGCGGAAACCGCAAAACTCGCCCACAATCAATCCTTTGATTTTATCGAATTTGCCGCAGTTTTTTAAATGCCACATAGCGCGGTCAACTTCGCATGGTTTTTCGCCATCATCATCTTCGATATAGAAAATTGCACCATCAGTGTTTACGTCATCTTTTGTGCCAATCAGATTTTGTAAAAGCGTGATGTTACCGCCAACCAAACGTCCTTCGCCAACGCCTTCCACAAAACTTTCGGCAGTGGGGTAGCGAATAGGGTTGGATGGTTCGCTGCCATTAAAGAAATTTACGAAATGCGTGATATTGGCGGGATCGTTGTTCTTAAAAAAACTTAGCAGCAACGGCCCATGGAAGGTTACAAGCCCCGTGCGGTTATGAATAGTGTTAATCAGCGTAGTTAAATCGCTAAACCCGCAAAAGATTTTAGGGTTCTCTTTGATGATTTCGAAATCAAGGTAGGGCACAATTCGGTAACTGCCGATGCCGCCGCGCGTAGAAATAATTGCATCAATGCTGCTATCTTCAAAACATTCCATCAATGCGGCCGCGCGTTGCTGGTCGGTTCCGGCTAATTGATAGTCGGCGATACGATTTTGCGGGTGAATGAACACTTCATAGCCCGCAGCTTCCAAAGCCGCTTTACCTTGGGTAAGCCAGTCTTGCGGGGAGTGACGGGCGGGAGAAATAACCCCAATCCGGCTACCTTTTTGCAAAGGTTTGGGTTTCAGAATAGTTTGTGTCATAAATGCGATAATAAAGTCAGCCCATTATAGAACAAGAACAAAATGCCCACCAAAGTTGAAAATATTGAAGTCACCAATGACGAAGCCGAGCTTCGTCTCGATCGCTGGTTTCGCCGTCACTACCCAGGCCTCACCCATGGAAAGCTAGAAAAACTGCTGCGTACAGGGCAGGTGCGTGTGGATGGCAAACGCGCGAAAGCAAATGCGCGGTTAGAATCTGGGCAGATTGTGCGCGTTCCGCCCATGAGCGATGAAATGCTGGTGCAATCCGAGGGCCCGCGCAAAGTTCGCCCAACCGCGCGCGAAGAAAAGAATATAAAAGACAGTATTCTATTTGAAGATAAAGACGTGCTGGTCATCAATAAGCCGGCAGGGTTGGCAGTGCAAGGCGGCACGGGTATATCGCGTCACCTGGATGGCTTTTTGACAGCGATTTATGAAAATGCAACGCGTCCCAAATTGGTGCACCG carries:
- a CDS encoding LD-carboxypeptidase, yielding MTQTILKPKPLQKGSRIGVISPARHSPQDWLTQGKAALEAAGYEVFIHPQNRIADYQLAGTDQQRAAALMECFEDSSIDAIISTRGGIGSYRIVPYLDFEIIKENPKIFCGFSDLTTLINTIHNRTGLVTFHGPLLLSFFKNNDPANITHFVNFFNGSEPSNPIRYPTAESFVEGVGEGRLVGGNITLLQNLIGTKDDVNTDGAIFYIEDDDGEKPCEVDRAMWHLKNCGKFDKIKGLIVGEFCGFREDSAGPWKHSVHDLIRELIPPTIPVAVHFPCGHGKSIVPLPLGTLGRLETTQKQVVLTCLESPFA